The following nucleotide sequence is from Anguilla rostrata isolate EN2019 chromosome 3, ASM1855537v3, whole genome shotgun sequence.
GATtggactttgaattctgtcggttcctagacacgacacTCACGTCCCCAACACATTGGAGGTTGCCACCGAGATAGGATTTTGAGCAGACTGGTAAAGTAGCCTATATCAAAAACTGCTTTTTCATGGTTTCTAGAATAGTGTACCGAAAAGTTTCCCACTATAGGCTACCTGAGCTCACTTATCTGTGATATATCTACGCAAATAATTTCCAGGAATCGTCAAAATCAAGTTTTAAAACGTAACGAGTTAActtactaaaataattattaattatattaattaataattatactTCGCATGCCACAAAAGttatgaaaactgaaaattggTTGTCTTTTAACATGCCGCCCACTTGCTTTTCTTTTGGTGAGGCCACTTCTGCGTGAGGCGAAGTGAAACAACACATTAACAGCCGAAGGTTGGTTGAAGTCCACATCCGAGCGAAACTTTCCATATACTCTACAAGTCTGGTTCATAGCTGTTATTCCGAAAGAAAAAGACGCACTAACAGTAAAACACTACGGTAGGTTGTTTAGCCAACTGTTTCGAAGTTTAGTCCAACTTTCTGTCTTGTACGTAATTTAATTCTATTTGCGTTGTGTTGGCATGCCTGTACAGTCTGGGTTACGATATTATGTAAGATATGAAAGAAACGTATTCCgaacattatattttaattttatggccttgctttcagtttaatttatgTTTCAATTTCATTAGGCTAGTTCTTATTCCATCCATCTGTACATTGGTTTGAGATGAGATTTCAGAAATTGAACTTAATAGTATGGAAGATAAATTATGGTAGCctaccatttttaaaattgcaattcTTTTTTGTTGGTGTCTGGAACTGTAGACTACCTCTGTGAGATAGGTGATACTGCAGGCTAGTTTACCCGCCTGTATGGAATTTATTGGTGGTCACTGTTTGTGCCTGTCTTTGTCAAATATAGGCTATGGCATGTAGCTGCATGTgctgaacaaaaatgtgaacGCCAGTGTAAACTCAACGAAAATGGTGGTGATCTGGGTTTTTGAATAACCCTcctattatataaaaaattttatgACGCCTTTTATGTTTGGGATCAAATTGACCCTAACAGTTCATACCGACGGCAAATTACTGTAATAGAAAATGATTGACGCTTTCTGTCGCCTTCTtcaagtacattacattacatttatttgtcagacgcttttatccaaagtgcataccaaaggtcattggcaCAACTAttaaacacaggtccgataaggtacaatactcattatgtaagaGTTATTCATacccatgaacacattaaaaccAATTCGCACAGTAAGCATCAGCTAGGTCAGAAGTTATGGgtagtcaaactaggaggctgAGGCATATGACTAGCCTTTTATCcctaaatataaaaaaaaaaatgtgaaaaacttaTTTTAGAGTTTGAAACATTTCACGCTTCACTCAGAATTCAATGCTAGCATCAGGTTAGACACAGCTGCTGAAACCATAACAAGTACAGCTGTCTAGTCACTGAAGCTCCTACCAAATGGAGTCCAACAATGTTTCTTCTTGATGTCTGCTAGCTATGTCCAGCAGTTCAACTTGTCCCGGATTTTTATTCATGGCCTGTGAATGCAGGGATGTTATTTGCCTATGGATGAGCCACTTGTATGGTAACCTTTGCTGTACATATATTTGTTGTTACCCATTTGCCCagatgttttgatttttttcattatcagGTTTTCTGCGTCTGTCCTCCAGACTTGGAAATGATGGAGCTGAGAAGCATCGGTGAGAGTGATGGATTCACCTTTTGGCTGGCACAACCCGAGGATTATGATGCTGTGATGGACATCTCAGATAACATATATGGTGGCAACGACTACTTGCCCCACCGCTACCACTCCTGGATGACTGAGCCAAATAGAGTGGTGATACTTgcaaagagggagggaaaactGGTGTGTGGTGCCTTTGTATAGTTTTGGGAATGTATAAAAGTAAAGAAAGTCAATGGGTGAAATGTGTACAGCATTAGGTGTGTGGAATAGCATAGTTTAATGAGAGAAATAAGGAATGCTTAAGCACTCTGTAATATCAccctggtttgtttgctttttacctgATATGGCCCTGAATTCAACTCTAAAATTGACCTGtatttgataaaaaataaacaacaaatagcTTTTCTACCACAAGCAAGTAAccatcttggaacaagctaGATTTTGACGTTGTGAATGATTTGTCTCGGCTGCTCAAGTTATTGCTAGAACTAGAGTGTGGATATTCAATGAGCTCAATGGAccgagaggaaaaaacaaaacagaaaacagcggTTAGTCCTTTTGTATTGCCCCAGATGCTCAATCAGGGCAGAatggaataatggaataatGATCAGATCTGTGTGATTTTGACATTGTTGGTATTTACAACAGTATTGTTTATTCTCACCTCATTTTATGGTATCAGTGAGGGATGCTATTGGTACTATTATTGGTCATAAGACGGTGACTTATTCTCAGGTGGCGTTGGAATCAGGCCTGGTGGTGGATGAGGGGCACACAGTTGTTGTGGAAGGGTTACGGGTGTGTCCAAATGAAAGGGGAAAAGGCGTGGCAAGGATAATTCAGAGATGGGTTCAACAGTACATACGCCAACTGTACCCCAGCGTGAGAGTCTTGCGTCTGACCAGAAACAATGACTCTGGACCGGAGAAGTTGGCCAAATTTACAGTGCTGGGCAAGCGGGTAAGTGGGCCATCTGATATTATTGGAAGGTGTTTCTTCTTGTACAGTACAAACCCTATGTGTTACCCATGCTCACATAGCATTCATTATTACCGACTACACAATGTGACAATTGTGCATGTAATTAGGTTGTCAGGCTTTTGTTATCCATTATTTGCTCTCTCACACCCATTCCAGCCCCGTTTTGATGTCCACTTCTCTCTACCAGGCAATTCTTTCAATTTGTGGTAAGGCAGAGAATCTTGATAGCTTCCTGTCCATCTTGAAAGCCAAGCTTGATCCTGAGCCCATGCTGACGGTCTTGGATGAGGTGCAACTGAGAGGCCTGCTGCTGGATTCTGAACTCGGCTCCCGTCTCCAGCTTCCGGGGGATGCAATGATCGTAGACTGGCAGCCATTACAGCCAATTGAAAGCAATCTGGAGGTCTTTCAGAGACGAAACCTGACATGGTTGGCTGACAGGTCGGTGTCACCTACTTTCCTCAGTGTTCATACGCCACCGTACCCAGTTCCGTACAATGGAGGCTCCCTCCGCTTCAATATCGACCTGTTTGGAACCAGCCAATCACTGGCACACCTAGCTTTGGTGTCCCACCTGGAGAGGGTGAGGGGTAAGATCCAGGGGGTGGTATGGATATTTGTGTACATGCAGAGGTCATTGTGGAAGGGAATGAGGGAGTACTGTGAGAGTTTGACTGATGTGGTAAGTTTCAGGGACTACTGGGAGCAAGTGATTCTGGAGAGGCCCTTCTGAGAAAGAGTAACAGAACTCCTGGTGCTTTCCTCACATCTGACCTTAGCAACAGGGAgatgagagaagagagggagcaCTTGAGAAGCAGTCATTCGTGTTAATGTTATTATATAGTGATACTGTTCTGAAGCATGATACATATCATTGAGAACATATCTGATTAAGAAATAATCACCTggattgaattaaattaaatcttttcTGCAATACCATTTCAAGGGAGTTGCACTGATGAAGCTCATGATTATGGAAACAACAGAAACTATGAGCTAAAGTAAACAGACTTGATTTCATCTTAATGTTCAAGTTAGTAATCATTTCACAATCAAAGGAGTGGATgttgtcaaattaaaatatgaaatagaaTAAATTTGGAGTATATGTATCATGGCATGTCTGctttatgtaggctacttgtTAATGCAATAATCAGAAAGAACACAATTGCTGTTTGTGTTGTATGTATGGAGAATATGAATTAAAGTTCAACTTAActattaattaatgttttttttgggggggggactatGGATCAGTCTCTGTCAGTTCGTTTGTGGATTCATTCGTCACACTGTAGTATTATGTGTCCTCCAAAAGGCGACAGACCCATTATATCCTTAGAGTATATAACATGTTGAGACAGCGACGCCAATAGAAATTGTGGGAAGCACATCCGAACCACAAAGTATCATTTTTTCCCtcaacagacatgctcagttgtgtccttGGTTACATGCATAAATCACGTGTACAACAAGGATAGTGCAGACataggctaaaataaataaaatataaataaaaattcatatctttgtttgtttgggaaaaaaatactaattatgaatactaaaaataataagtgatttttatttctaatataATACACAGAGTTAACATCAATATTTGAGTGgaaggattttatttttgtttgtaaaaatgaatggagcccaatgAGGAAACTTGCTTTTTGAGCAAAAATCATAGATATCACCAGGGGGCGACATTACATCCGGTACTGCGGTTGAGAACCAAAAGCTGGCTCCTTGATTATATCCCACAGTCCATCACTTATCCGATGCATCCCCATAGATCGGTCATAGGAACTGGGGAGGGTAGGAGTGGCCAGTCAGTGAAGCCCAGGAAGTATCGGGAAACAGCCACTACTGAGCATGTTCACAACTGTTGAGGgcaaaagagcttgctgctCATTGAATTGaatgtagaaatccaaggtgatttaacaaccaaagaaaacctcatcagTCCATTTTTCTGTGACCATAAATGtcattatgtgcagcagtttccgaaacaatggttgttttgtAATTCTGTAGTGGTGTAGCAAATTATATTGGAATGTATAGGTATAACAATATTGTAGTGCAGTTGTTGAATGAGAGCAATGCATTTTACAGGTATACTGCTGTAGTATGATACAGGTAGAATAGCAACTGAACCAGGGGTTGTTTGTTGATTTTGTATCATTTGTATGGAACActtaattaatttcatgtttCTCTCCTGCTACTTTTTCATTTCTTGCCACAATTACTTCCATCTAGAACTCATCCATAGTAGTAACACTGGGCTTTGGTTTCTCACACAAACTATATTAGCCTTCAGCCTCACTGCTTGGCTCACCAACAAAGCCTTAAgaacataaaatgtttctgaataaGCTGCAAAATCCACAAAAAGATATTATTTCATTGACTAatttcccgttttttttttgcattgcctTGATCACTATTTCAGACAATATGTATGCAGTAtgtatatttgatatttgaaaCCATACCAAATTGGGAGTCTTCAAGATAGCAttcattatgatgatgatggtaataataataataataataataatatctcaATTAATGTTTAGAGGATTGAGcaatatgcacaaaaatgctCCTTATGATAAAAGCCCATTTTCTAAACACAGAACAAGGAGAAAACAGCAGGAATAATAAATTGCCATATTCAAGATAAACAGGGTAAATTTGGCTAGTTATTAATGCAATATTGCTATTGGCATAAATATGCTTCATGCTCTGTCTTTCTCCTAAGAAAAAGAAACgtcttacatactgtatgtttagaAGTCCCCAATCCCACAAGTGATTATCCAATCATAACATGGGATACAATGAAATAATAGAAGAAAAGTGGGAACAAAGTGGTACTGCATTCAGTCACTAGAGGGACTAGAGCGCAAAAAACCATCCAATAGTATTTTGAGCACATATAGTTCCCTTGGAATTTTGACTAAGGTCTATTTAACTGCTACTGGTCTGCATGTGACAGGTgttaaatgaaattgaaatttagTGTAATGGTCTCAGAAGAGAAATGTTcttaatggttttattttgatgtgtATCCTTTGGACTGAGGAGCCCGGAGTACCCCATAAACAGCACCTGAGGTATCAAGACAGCAAAATGTTCTAGGCATGACTCCCTGTGCCCCATGTCTCTGAGGTAGGAGAATGTCAACTTAGTAAAATGGCAGCCCAATATTTTGTTaagctgaactgaactgtgttggGAAAACTACAAGTTTGAATGTGCAATGACACAATGTGGGATGACTGCTGCATACATCAACTCCATAATTTTATAGGTTAGAGGAAAGAGGTATGCAgtttaattaataaatcataaaaatataatggcaTATCAGAGACTGACACCTTTTCAGACCCCCAAAGATTTCCCATATGTACACTGGAAACATTAATCATACCGTGCAGTTTATATCTGCTCCCGTATTTCTGTGTTCAAGTGCTTTTCAAGGGGACAGTGAGCTGCATCTCTGCTTTTGGCCACTATGTGGCAGCACAGAGTTACCTCTTAAATCCAgtactgtaatgcagtgttgAGTCATAAGAATAATAGCTGTTGTGATGTATattggtgggggtggaggggtgggtgaCAGGAGTGTTGAAAGCCgataaaatgacaaatgtaaGAAAAGCCGCTGAAGATTTGGTGGGGCAAGATAAAGGAGAGGAAATCGTTTGTCATATAGTGGCGATTAATGGCACAGATAAAATAATAGTTTTTGAGGGAAGAATTCTGAAGTACATAtgtgagtgtaacgtgtttagGGGGGAGGGAaatgttgtggggggggggggggggggggtagagaagGTGCCAGGGTGATTCAACagttttttatgtaattttacatTCTGTGTTGGTCGCGGAATGGCTCAGGCTGATCACTATTTGAACCTGCTGCATGACACATCACTAGAATAGaggggagctgctgctgctactggtAATTATTATAGTTATGGTGAATAGTTATAGTTAGTTATAGTTATGAAGATAATAATAACCAACTTCGCACTATGTCAGTTTCATCTGAGCAGTGATTCTGTGCTGCATGATTACCttcatgtgtgtgctgttttgaaGATGGATCTCAGGCTTATTGGCAGCAATCAATCACCCACTCCTCCCATTATTtccactttcctttttttccaaagcattATACATACGCGACCGCCAAAATAGAAGATGCCGAGGAGAACAAATTGACTGTGAGGATTCAGGATGATTGTTCTGCACAAAGGCTGCTTCACCTCAGGGAGAACACCTCCCTTTAAATTCACCTTTAGAACAAGA
It contains:
- the nat16l gene encoding N-acetyltransferase 16, like; the protein is MMELRSIGESDGFTFWLAQPEDYDAVMDISDNIYGGNDYLPHRYHSWMTEPNRVVILAKREGKLVALESGLVVDEGHTVVVEGLRVCPNERGKGVARIIQRWVQQYIRQLYPSVRVLRLTRNNDSGPEKLAKFTVLGKRAILSICGKAENLDSFLSILKAKLDPEPMLTVLDEVQLRGLLLDSELGSRLQLPGDAMIVDWQPLQPIESNLEVFQRRNLTWLADRSVSPTFLSVHTPPYPVPYNGGSLRFNIDLFGTSQSLAHLALVSHLERVRGKIQGVVWIFVYMQRSLWKGMREYCESLTDVVSFRDYWEQVILERPF